The segment TTTTTGTTTCTGCGATATTTTTTTACAGGTTCAACAGCATGTTTCTGAAGAATACGCCATATTGTTGATTTGGCAAATGAAAGGCCGTGTTCTCTTTGAAGAAAGGTAGCTATTCGCTGCGGTCCCCATTTATACATGCTACGTAATGTCAAAATGATCTGTTCATGTTCTTTAGTTACTTTTGTCTTAGCTAGATTATGGGGCTTCCGGGAGAGATCTGCAAGGCCATCAGAACCAGACTCCTGATAGCGCTTATACCAGTGATAAAAGGTAGACCTGGGGATATCGAATTTTCTACATGTTAAAGAAACAGACTGACATTGTTCATAATGGTCAATCCATTTTTTCCTCTGCTTTATCTTTTTAACTGATTCTTTCATACGATTATTATATCCATATAAAAGTCAAAACCAGCAACTAAAAGTGTAGCGGATGTGTCGAAACCTCACATATTATTACAGATGGTTGCCCGATAGTCCCTATAACATGCCGAAAGGGCCGTCAGGCAATGGAGAAATTGATGGCTACGAAGTAATTAATCTCCAGATTTCGTTAATATTTTTTTATAGTTATGGGCAAACAGGGTGGTAAGAGGTGCTTGAAAAGCAAAAAAAAATGATATTTTATATGGTTATGATGCTTTTTTTTGTTTCAGGAAACAAGAGCTGCCATGGAAGTTATTGTACCAGAGGGTACTTGAAAAGTGTTTTTTGGATACTAAGAAATACAAGGGATTAAAAAAACAGGCTGATCTGATCTCCGATGCCGGAAGGCGTTGAGCACCGTCAATTCTTAAAACTCTCTCTCCAACTCTGATATCTGATCTGAT is part of the Desulfovulcanus ferrireducens genome and harbors:
- a CDS encoding helix-turn-helix domain-containing protein, producing the protein MKESVKKIKQRKKWIDHYEQCQSVSLTCRKFDIPRSTFYHWYKRYQESGSDGLADLSRKPHNLAKTKVTKEHEQIILTLRSMYKWGPQRIATFLQREHGLSFAKSTIWRILQKHAVEPVKKYRRNK